CAAAGGAAGATTAAAAATTCTCACCGCTGAGCCAACAATCATCAAGAAAATAACAGCAGTAAATAGGCGTTCAATCCCTGTGTGCTGAGCGAGCTTGGGAGCTAGAGATGAAAAAATCGCAAACATCAAGAGTGGGATGGTTGTTAAGAGACCTAGTGAACTGACTGGGACATCAAGAGATTTAGCGATATCCGAGAGCACGGGAGTCAAGGTAGTAAATGGAACGCGCAGAATAACACCTAAAAAGGCAATTCCGCCGATCAGCGAAAGTGAAGATTTTGAATTTTGCATGGAGGGTAACTTTCTATTATTACATCGTTTTTTTATTATACCATAGTCACTTATAAAAATAACAAGAAGTCCACCGCTCTCAGTTATGAGAAGAAATAAAAAAATTGCAGTCCGAAGGACTGCAATTCCATATGTTTTAAACCTTATTTAACTTCTTTAAAGATGAAGTATATTTAATTTTAGCCGTTCTAGATAGTGATTTTACAAGGGTTTGAGAGATTTGTTTTTTATAAATTAGAGAGAGGTAGAGAAAAAGGTAGAGAGTCTTTATAGAAGTTTCAAAGATGAAATTTTATCAAGATAAATATTGACAGCTTCAACTTTCTTTTTTGGAGCAAGTTCTGCATAGATATCCATTGTAGTTGAGATAGATTTATGCCCCATTCTGACCTGTAATTCTTTCCAGTTTGCACCAGCATTAAGTAAAATTGATGCATGGGTGTGACGGAAAAGATGAAAACCGTAATTTGGGAGGTTGATACTTTCTAACCGTTTTTTCAGCGTAGCTCTTTCGTTTCTGTCGCACATATAGTTACCATAAATAGTTGGGAAAATTAAAGATGATTGAGGTAGCCTATGTTTTATAAAGTAGCTGTTCATTTCCTTATGAAAGGCCTTAAGTCGAAGTAAGCTGTTTAAAGGAACAGATACACGTCGGAAACCAGAGTCAGTTTTGGTGCTCAACTTACATGTAATGCCCCCTTTAATGTGAAGTTTTTTATTTCCGTTTTTCCATACAAGAGTCTTATTTACGGTTATCTCAGAGCTTTCAAGATCTAGGTCAGAGATAGTTAGAGCTAATAGTTCATTTATTCTTAAGCCAGAGCAGAGTAAAGTATCGCAAATAATTTTAAAGCGCCGATTGCCTCTAGTATTGGGTAATGATTCCAAAAAATTAAGCCACTTTGTTAAATCTTCATCATGTAGCACCATAACACGTTTACTATTTGATTTTGGTTTTGGAGGGATTTTTATTGACTGTACTGGATTTGTTTTTAACCCAAAATGAGTTGTTCCAAAATCAAAAATATCACTTAATTTGTGAATAATAGCACCAAAATCTTTTGTTTTTCCTTTGACAGAACGCTTTTTTCCTGTTTCTAAAGCCCCTTGAGCATTTATAGCTAGTTGATTAGCCCAAGCTTGAATCTCAGAAGATGAAATTTTATCAGGCTTGTATTTTCCGAATTGAGGGATAATATAAGTGTCTAAATATCCTCTTACTCGATTTAAGGTGTTTTCAGAACTAACCCAGTTTTTAAAACTATTAAACCAAAGTTCGGATAACTCTTCAAAATTTTTGACTTGAATCTTTTCTTTTTTTGTTGAGTCATTTTTTTCGAAGTTTAATTTGGCTTGTATCAGATTTCTATCAAGGGCTTTAAGGGTTCGAGCCGTAATTGTAGTCGTAACTTGTTTTCCTGTCTTGATATCTAAGCCAAGATAAGCTCCTTTTAAAGAGTAGGAAATCTCACCGTTAGTTTTAGTTTTCTTGATTACTTTTTTGTTGTTATGAGTAATTTTTTCTATTTTCATTATTGCCTGCTTTCGATTTTGGGTAATTACGAAATTGGCTAAAAAAAGGCTTTCTCTCTTCTTTGAGATAAGCCAATTTTACCATATTTTTGTAGGTTAGTGCGCTAAGAATTTTAATACATCATCTAGAAGGTAAAAAACCGAACGTGTGCCCTCGATAGGAGGTTCTAAACGTTTCAAACCGCTATTTTCCCATGCTCTAAGCGTGTTAGGAGAAATGTCTAGCTGTTTAAGTAGTTCTTTTTGAGTGAGTAATTCTGATGATACTCTTTTATTATTCTTTTCTTGAATAAGTGTAATGAGTAAGTTTAGGAGTCTTTCGATATTTTGAATTGAGAGATCAGTGTTTGGAATCTCAGTTTGTATCATGAGTTTTTCGCCTTTCTGTAAATTTTATGTTACGTTGGTTTTGAAATTTTTTTTAAGTCGTTTTGTCTAGTCGGCTTTTTCTGTCATCTTAGATTTTAAGAAATCAAAATCTTTTTCTGTTTTTGGATATATCCGAGGGAGGAGATGTTGAGCTAAAAGTTTTTCTGTAAATTCTTCTTGATTATCTGTTGAGAAGATTGCTTCTAAGTCAAAGTTAATCTCTTCTTTTTCATAAGCGCTAATGTTTCTTACTTTTGGAGAAAATAAACGTTTGGTTTGTGACAGCTGATAGTAAACACCGCCTTCATAACCTTTTCCTTGTTGTTTCTCTGATAGAATCGTGCAAAAGTTAATTCGTCTGATATATTGGTCTAAAGCTTCGTCTTTAAAAATATTAAAGAATTGTTCTGGAAGCTGTGTATTAGTAATCAATATTAGTCGTGGGACAACTTGCTTATTCGTGAATCGAGCGGACATTCGAGAAGTGTTAATCGGGTCTAAGAGTTTCAACCAGTCCGCTTTGCGTAGCGAATCGGGGCGGATATCGTCTAATAGGATAATATCTTCTCCATAATAGTCGTCAAAAGGATTAGAAGAAGAAGCGGAGTAGATACGACTTTTAAACTTATTTTCTTCCGCATATTCTCGTACTTTTTGAGCAATTGTTCTTGCAAGATAAGATTTTCCGAGGGAGCTTTTTCCTTGAAAGTACATGACCGTCAATTTATATTTTCCTGTGGTTAAATCTTTTAAATTCTTAAATGCTAACCTTTCAGCGTAAGAATCAAAGGCTTGTTTAAACTGTAGCTTGTGATTACTGTAGAGGAGAAATAAATCATCGTCTGCTAAGATATTTTCAAGGAATAGTTCACCTTTTAAAATTTGTTGATTAATTAAATCTAAGCTTTCATCTGTTCGCTTTCTTTTGACTGTGGCACTTTGTTTTTCAAATTTCTTAGCATTGCTTAAAATAAAGTTTGAATAATCAAATGTTCCAAAGGTTTCGACTTCAAGGGGCGGATATTGGTATTTATCGGGTTGTTGCGCATGAGTAAGATAAGCAAGTTGATTTTCTTCAAAATATCTATTTTTATCTTTAGGAAATTCAATATATTGTACCTTAATGCCCAATACTTTAGCAATCCTCGTAATTGTTCTTTTGTCAGAATATTTGCCGTAGAGATGAACGTGAGGAAAAACTAATTCATTCAAATCATTCTTGTCTAAGGAGTGAACGATAAGCGAAATACATTCTAATTTCACTTTATCAGATTCTAATGTTTTAAGTCTTCGATAAATTTCTTCAAAGATGAGTGCTTTATTAGCCTGCCAATCGTCAAAGAGTTCGAGTTTTTCATCTTCCCAATCCCAATATTCTGCTTTTAATTGTTGTTCAAAAACAAATTGTTTAATTCTTTTTTCTTCGATAAAATACACCTCATTTCTAAAAAGTGTCGATGTGACCGTCTAGAATCGTCTATGTGATTTCACATAGACAGTTTCATAGACAGTAAAAAAGTGAGAGTTTATCTATAATTTTGAAATTGATAAAGTGCTGTTAAGTGTTGGTGTGTTTGGGGTTACACCATTTTGTTGACAAGCCCTAAAATGGTGCGCACGTAGAAACTGTCTAGGTAAGCACATTTTTATCTTCTCTAGGGCATGACTTCCAGAGGCTGTTTGGTTCATTCGCCAGCGTTCCCCATGTGGTCTGCCCTACTCGTCTTGTGCTTCGCAGACGTCAGGCATCCCACATGGCTTGTCGCATTCACACATCCTGTGGCAGTCATTCGCCTTTAGATAAAGTGATTTTATCAGTTACGAGTTTAACTCCCCGCCAAGAACTCATTCCCATGTCCCAAAGTAAACGAACTTGTGGATTCGTACATTCAATGACCGCTTCTTTTTCTTCATCTTTGTAATCTTGAAGCTCATCTAGTCCACCATAAACCTCAATTGTGATAGTTTTTAATTGAGAAAGATCAACACCAGCTTGTTCTAATACGAGTGCCGTTCCAGCATCAAGCGCTTGTAAAATAGCTTTGTTTCCATCTTTAGAAAATCGAGCTTTAGAAAAATTCACCATAAATTTTTTCGGAATATCAAAGTTATTTTTATCAAGGTTAACTCCACCGAGTTTTACAGTATTGTCGTTGAGTGTTAATTTATTATTGTTCATTTAAATAGTCCTTTTTTCTTTTTATTATTTTCTTGATAAACTTTAAACTCTTGCGTTAGAGTATCAAGTCCTGTTTTTAGTGATTGATTCTCTTTTTTGAGTGAATCAAACTTTTTGTTTGCTTGTAATCGGTATTTGATAAAAGCTTGTGCTAAGTGATTGTGTTTGCCTTGGATATGTTCTAAGGTCAAAAGTTGTGCATTTCCCCAGACTTCAAAAATTGTTTGTTCTAAACCTTTGGAATCAATTAATTGTGCCATTTTTTGGAAACGTCTCACTTCTTTTGAATCGAAGTCAGGGACTTTTTGAGTCTGATTTCTTCCGATTTGAACTGTTTTTTCTTCAAATTCATATTCTGCCAAATGCTCAATTTGTTTTTTCCAACGCTTGAGAGTAGAAACAGACTTTCCGAGGTCATGAGCTAGGGTCTGAATATCCATATAAATGTTATCCTCTTATATTTAATTTTCAAAGGTCAGTGTGTTATAATCAAGTTATATAATTTTGTAAGTCGTCTTTTTGCCTGGTAGCGAGGACGATTTTTTTATTGGTGGGTCATTCATTTTTAACTCCTTATATGATATAATTTAGTTAAATAATCTAAAAAAGAACTTTTTTAGATTTAAAATCTAACTATAATTGTATTTTAGATTATTAATCTAAAAAAGTCAACTGTTAAATATAAATTTTAGAAAAGAATGAAATATGAACTTTTATGAGCGATTACAAGACCTAGCTAAAAAACAAGGGAAATCATTTAATGAAATTGAACAAGAACTTGGATTAGGTAAAAATACCCTCTATAGCTATAAAAAAAATCAGCCGACTGCCCAGCGTTTGAAGCAATTTTCGGAATATTTTAATGTTTCTATTGACTACCTCTTAGGAAGAGCAGGAGGTAATTATACTCAGTATTTTAATAGTGTTAAAGAAAACGTTCGAGCGAATCGATTAAAAAAAGGATTGACACAAAAGCAATTAGCCAAGCTTATTGGGACATCTGTACGAGATATAGAAGAAATTGAAGATGGGACAAGGTATTTAACTGATGATGCTTTGGTTGAATTAGCACTTGTCTTGGAAGTTCCGATTGAACAATTAATGGTTGATAATCCTGAGGTGTCAAAGACCGTACAGGCAGGTCTGATTTTAGAGAGAATAGATACAAATTTTAGATATGAAACAGCTGTTAATGATATTAATGTTATTGAACTACTCTATAAAAAAGTAAGATTTGAAAAAGAGAAAGATGAGTTATCTGATGAAGATATCGATTTCATTCTAGGAGGAAATACAGAACTTGATAGAGATAGAAAAATAGAACTTATTTCTTTTGAGAATTCTCAATTGATTATTAATGAGATTGAAAGATTAGAAGAAAAAGTAAAAGAAAAATTGAACTTATATGATGAGCTTTTTGGATATTACCAAAGAGGAGAATCCCATAAACAACCTTTGAAAGAACTTTACGATCATAAAAACCCATTTAAATTTTAATAAAAAGTACTGAACGCTTTAAAAATTCAGTACTTTTTATTTTTAATTGTGTTTTTATTAAGTGTCTTATTATATATCATAAGTTTAAATTTATATCTTAATATATCAAAGATATAATTTTTAATCTGAAAATTCACTTCTAAATGATAGGAAAGTATAATATACGAGTAAAAAAGACATTGAGTTTAAATTAATTAATGCGATTAGAAAGTTTGGAGAGAAATCTATTTTTGGCAATTGTTTGAAAATTGTTGTATATTTTTAATCTTAAGAGTATACTGATATCATTAAAGGTTTAAGATAGAGTTAAGGCGATAACTTTCAGGAAAATTTTAATTTTTCTGAAAGTAAAGTTGAAAAACCATACTAAATGATTAAACTTATATCTTTATTTATGCGTAAAATTTCTTGCAGTTTAAAGTTTGAAACCCTTACCTTCACTTGCATTAAAAGATTTTATCTTATATAATGTATTAATATAGTATTGAAAATTAAAAAAAATACCAAAATGGTTTAACTTAAGCAAGTTTTGATTTAGTTTTTCAGAAAATTAAGATTTTTCTTACAAAAGTTAATAAAAAGAGGGATTATATTTATGAATGATTTATTTTACCATCGTCTAAAGGAATTAGTTGAATCAAGTGGTAAATCTGCAAATCAAATAGAGAGGGAATTGGGTTACCCTAGAAATTCTTTGAATAATTATAAGTTGGGAGGAGAACCCTCTGGGACAAGGTTAATAGGACTATCAGAGTATTTTAATGTGTCCCCAAAATATCTGATGGGTATAATTGATGAGCCTAATGACAGTTCTGCAATTAATCTTTTTAAAACTCTAACTCAAGAAGAGAAAAAAGAAATGTTTATAATTTGTCAAAAATGGCTTTTTTTAGAATATCAAATAGAGTTATAACAATAATAAATTTAGGGAGTTTTTCTTATTACTATGATGAAAAAAGGAATTTTTGTAATTACTATAGTGATATCTATAGCATTGATAATTGGAGGTTTTTATAGTTATAATTCTAGGATAAATAATCTTTCAAAAACTAATAAAGGAAAAGAAGTTGTAAAAAATAGCAGTGAAAAAAATCATATAGACCTTACCTATAAAAAGTATTATAAAAATTTACCAAAATCAGTTCAAAATAAAATAGATGATATTTCATCCAAAAATAAAGAAGTTACTTTAACTTGTATTTGGCAATCTGATTCAGTTATTTCTGAACAATTTCAACAAAACTTACAAAAATATTATGGAAATAAGTTTTGGAACATCAAAAATATCACTTACAATGGCGAAACTAGTGAACAATTATTGGCTGAAAAAGTTGAAAACCAAGTATTAGCCACTAATCCTGATATTGTTTTATATGAAGCTCCACTTTTTAATGATAACCAAAACATTGAAGCAACAGCCTCACTGACTAGTAATGAGCAACTTATAACAAATTTGGCTAGTGCAGGAGCGGAGGTAATAGTTCAACCCTCTCCACCGATCTATGGTGGTGTTGTGTACCCCGTACAAGAAGAACAATTTAAACAATCTTTATCTACAAAGTATCCCTATATAGACTACTGGGCTAGTTACCCAGACAAAGATTCTGATGAAATGAAGGGGCTATTTGCTGATGATGGAGTTTATAGAACGCTAAATGATTCGGGGAATAAGATTTGGCTAGATTATATTACTAAATATTTTACAGCAAACTAATTAAGTTATAAATAACAATTATTAAATATTGGAGAAGAAATGCAGGAAACACAGGAACAGACGTTTGATTTAAGAGGGATTTTTAAAATTATTCGCAAAAGGTTAGGTTTAATATTATTTAGTGCTTTAATAGTCACAATATTAGGGAGCATCTACACATTTTTTATAGCCTCCCCAGTTTACACAGCCTCAACTCAACTTGTCGTTAAACTACCAAATTCGGATAATTCAGCAGCCTACGCTGGACAAGTGACCGGGAATATTCAAATGGCGAACACAATTAACCAAGTTATTGTTAGTCCAGTCATTTTAGATAAAGTTCAAAGTAATTTAAATCTATCTGATGACTCTTTCCAAAAACAAGTTACAGCAGCAAATCAAACAAATTCACAAGTTATTACGCTTACTGTTAAATATTCTAATCCGTACATTGCACAAAAGATTGCAGACGAGACTGCTAAAATTTTTAGTTCAGATGCAGCAAAACTATTGAATGTTACTAACGTTAATATTCTATCCAAAGCAAAAGCTCAAACAACACCAATTAGTCCTAAACCTAAATTGTATTTAGCGATATCTGTTATAGCCGGACTAGTTTTAGGTTTAGCCATTGCTTTATTGAAGGAATTGTTTGATAACAAAATTAATAAAGAAGAAGATATTGAAGCTCTGGGGCTCACGGTTCTTGGTGTAACAACCTATGCTCAAATGAGTGATTTTAATAAGAATACAAATAAAAATGGCACGCAATCGGGAACTAAGTCAAGTCCGCCTAGCGACCATGAAGTAAATAGATCATCAAAAAGGAATAAAAGATAGGAGTTCAGGATGGCTAAAAATAAAAGAAGCATAGACAATAATCGTTATATTATTACCAGTGTCAATCCTCAATCACCTATTTCCGAACAATATCGTACGATTCGTACGACCATTGATTTTAAAATGGCGGATCAAGGAATTAAAAGTTTTCTAGTAACATCTTCAGAAGCAGCTGCAGGTAAATCAACCGCGAGTGCTAATATAGCTGTTGCTTTTGCACAACAAGGTAAAAAAGTACTTTTAATTGATGGCGATCTTCGTAAACCGACTGTTAACATTACTTTTAAAGTACAAAATAGAGTAGGATTAACCAATATTTTAATGCATCAATCTTCGATTGAAGATGCCATACAAGGGACAAGACTTTCTGAAAATCTTACAATAATTACCTCTGGTCCAATTCCACCTAATCCATCGGAATTATTAGCATCTAGTGCAATGAAAGACTTGATTGACTCTGTGTCCGATTTCTTTGATGTTGTTTTGATTGATACTCCACCTCTCTCTGCAGTTACTGATGCTCAAATTTTGAGTAGTTATGTAGGAGGAGCAGTTATTGTTGTACGTGCCTATGAAACAAAAAAAGAGAGTTTAGCAAAAACAAAAAAAATGCTTGAACAAGTTAATGCAAATATTTTAGGGGTTGTTTTACATGGGGTAGACTCTTCTGAGTCACCATCGTATTACTACTACGGAGTAGAATAATTGGAATAAACTTGAATCAAATAAAAGAACGAAATTCGTAGGCTAGGAGAGAAAATGATTGATATTCATTGCCATATTTTACCGGGGATAGATGATGGGGCTAAAACTTCTGGAGATACTTTGACAATGCTGAAATCAGCAATTGATGAAGGGATAACAACCATCACTGCCACTCCTCATCATAATCCTCAATTTAATAATGAATCACCGCTTATTTTGAAGAAAGTTAAGGAAGTTCAAAATATCATTGACGAGCATCAATTACCAATTGAAGTTTTACCCGGACAAGAGGTGAGAATATATGGTGATTTATTAAAAGAATTTTCTGAAGGAAAGTTACTGACAGCAGCGGGCACTTCAAGTTATATATTGATTGAATTTCCATCAAATCATGTGCCAGCTTATGCTAAAGAACTTTTTTATAATATTCAATTGGAGGGACTTCAACCTATTTTGGTCCATCCTGAGCGTAATAGTGGAATCATTGAGAACCCTGATATATTATTTGATTTTATTGAACAAGGAGTACTAAGTCAGATAACAGCTTCAAGTGTTACTGGTCATTTTGGTAAAAAAATACAAAAGCTCTCATTTAAAATGATAGAAAACCATCTGACGCATTTTGTTGCATCAGATGCGCATAATGTGACGTCACGTGCATTTAAGATGAGGGAAGCATTTGAAATGATTGAAGATAGTTATGGTTCTGGTGTATCACGAATGTTTCAAAATAATGCAGAGTCAGTGATTTTAAACGAAAGTTTTTATCAAGAAAAACCAACAAAGATCAAAACAAAGAAATTTTTAGGATTATTTTAAAGGGATTAAATGGAGTAAATAATGGAAGTTTTTGAGGATGCCGCATCACCTGAATCGGAAGAGCATAAGTTAGTAGAATTAAAAAATTTTTCTTATAGAGAGCTAATTATAAAAAGAGCAATTGATATCCTAGGAGGATTAGCAGGTTCAGTTTTATTTCTTATTGCGGCTGCATTGCTTTATGTCCCTTACAAAATGAGCTCGGAAAAAGATCAAGGTCCAATGTTCTATAAACAAAAACGGTATGGAAAAAACGGGAAAATTTTTTATATTTTGAAATTTAGGACAATGATAGTTAATGCTGAGCATTATTTAGAACTACATCCAGAAGTTAAAGCCGCCTATCATGCCAATGGCAATAAACTAGAAAAGGATTCACGGGTAACGAAGATTGGGTCATTTATTAGGCAACACTCAATTGATGAATTACCACAATTTATCAATGTCCTTAAAGGGGATATGGCATTGGTTGGTCCAAGACCAATTCTGCTTTTTGAAGCGAAAGAATATGGGGAGCGCCTTCCTTATTTACTGATATGTAAACCTGGAATTACTGGTTATTGGACAACACATGGTCGAAGTAAAGTTCTTTTTCCTCAACGAGCAGATTTAGAGCTCTATTATCTCCAGTACCATAGTACGAAAAATGATATGAGGCTTTTGGTACTCACAATTGTACAAAGTATTAACGGATCGGACGCATATTAAAAAATGAAAATAGCATTAGTAGGTTCCAGCGGTGGCCATTTGACACACCTGTATTTGTTAAAAAAGTTTTGGGAAAACGAAGATAGATTTTGGGTCACATTTGATAAAACAGATGCAAAATCTATATTGAAAGAAGAAAGATTTTATCCTTGTTATTATCCCACAAATAGAAATGTAAAAAACACGATAAAAAATACTATTCTTGCATTTAAAATACTTAGAAAAGAAAAACCAGATTTGATTATTTCGAGTGGTGCTGCGGTGGCTGTTCCTTTTTTTTGGTTAGGTAAACTATTCGGTGCCAAGACAGTCTATATTGAAATATTTGACCGAATCGATAAACCAACCTTAACAGGAAAATTAGTTTATCCAGTTACTGATAAGTTTATAGTCCAATGGGAAGAGTTAAAAAAGGTTTACCCTAAAGCAATTAATTTAGGAGGAATTTTCTAATGATTTTTGTAACTGTTGGAACTCACGAACAACCATTTAATCGACTCATTCAAAAAATTGATGAGCTTGTACGCGATGGTGAAATCGAAGACGATGTATTCATGCAAATTGGGTACTCAACTTATGAACCTAAATATACAAAGTGGGAAAAAATAATCGGTTATGACGAGATGTCAGACTATCTAATGAAATCAGATGTTGTGATTACTCATGGAGGTCCGTCAACATATATGCAGGTTTTACAAAATGGGAAAATTCCAATAGTAGTTCCACGTCAACTAAAATTTAATGAGCACGTCAACGATCACCAACTTTGGGTAAGTAAGCAAGTTATGGACAAAGGTTATCCACTTATACTATGTGAAAATATCGAAAATTTATTATCAGATATTAAGAAGTCAAAAAAAGTAGTTAATATATTAGAAAATAGCCATAATAAAGAATTTATAGATAAACTTTATACAGAAATATATTCGATAATAAAGAAATAAGGTATGAGATTGAAAAATTTATTTTGGGAAATTAAAAATAATACTAAATTCAGCGCAATTATTATTGCTATATTTAGATTTGGAAATTTTGTTAATAAAAAGATCCACATTTCAATCATCCGCCAGTTTTTATTTATTACATATAAAATACTAGATTGGTTAATAATACGAATAATATGTAATTCTGAATTTCCTCCTTCCATTACAATAGGAAAGAGACTGCGAGTTTATCATCCCTTTGGTATAATTATTCAAGCAGATGCAAGTATTGGTAATGACTGTCAAATGAGACATCAAGTAACAATTGGATGGGCAAAGTAAAGTCGAGTAAAAAAGGAGAAGGAACTCCAAATTTAAAAAACAACGTAGATATAGGAGCAGGTGCAAAGATTATTGGTAATATAACTATTGGAGATACTGTAGTTGTTGGGGCAAACTCTTTAGTATGTAATAATGTTGAAGCGAATGACGTTGTTGGAGGAGTGCCAGCCAGATCTTTAAAAAAAGAGATAAAAAAATAATGAAAATACTTATTATTAACACTGTACCATTTATGAGAAATGGAATTTCTACTGTGATTATGAATTATTATGATGTTTTAAGAAAAAATAATATAATTGAATTTGTGATAAATAATGAAATTGAAGATGATTATAAAACGCACATAGAATCTACAGGAGGAAAAATTTATTGTTGGGGAAGCAGGAATAGGAAACCGATAAGTTATTCAAAAAAATTAAGACAACTACTTAAAATGAATGATTACGATATCGTATACATTCACGGAAATAGTTCTACATTATCAGTTGAGCTTTTTTCGGCAAGAAAATTAAAAGTAAAAAAAGTTGTTCATGCACATAATGTTGTAACAGAACATCCTTATATCGATAGAGTGCTGAAAAAATATTTCTTGAAACATTATGATTTGGGATTTGCTGCAAGTGAAGATGCCGGTAAATTTCTATTTAATCAAAATGATTTTATTGTAATTCCAAATGGGATTGACATGAAGCATTTTTATTTTGATGTATTAAAAAGGAAAGAAATTCGAGAAAAGTTAAAGATTACTGATGACACGAAGTTACTTCTACAGGTTGGTACATTTACAAAACAAAAGAATCATGATTTTAGTGTGAAACTTATGTCAAACATTCACGATAATAAAATCAAAATGATTTTTTTGGGCGAGGGGGAGTTACTAAATGAATTACGCTCTAAAATAAAAGAAAAGGGCTTAACAAATAATATAATATTTCAAACGCCATCAAATGATATTAATGGTTACTTTTCTGCAGCAGATGCAGTAATTCTCCCTTCTCTTTGGGAAGGCCTACCGTTAGTTGGATTAGAAGCGCAGGCATCAGCTGTTCCTCTTGCTATATCGGACACATTGGATAGAAGATTAAATATTTGTGATACAGTAGTTACTTTACCTCTTAAAATTGAACCATGGAAAAAATGGATAATTGAGGAAATCACTCTTAATAGTGAAAGAGATGTTAAAAAAAATCAAAGAGATATAGAATATGCTGGATACGACATAAATAAAAATGCTCATGATATGGAATTATATTTTAAAAAAATAAGTGGGTTATAATAAGGCACATTGAACAAATAATGAGGAAAATTATGGAAGAAAAAATTGACTTTGTAATAACCTGGGTGGATGGGAATGATCCAAAATGGTTAAAAGAGAAAAAAAAATATGAACTGGATAATGAAAGTGATGATAGGGATATTCGCTTTAGAGATATGGGGACGTTAAAGTATCTATTTAGAGGAATAGAGAAATTTTCACCTTGGGTAAATAAAATTTACTTTGTAACGTGGGGACATTTACCTGATTGGTTAGATACTGAAAATCCTAAACTAGAAATTATAAATCACAAAGATTTTATTCCTGAAAAATATTTACCGACATTTAACTCTAATACTATTGATTTAAATCTTTATCGTATAAAAAATTTGTCAAAAAATTTTGTTTACTTTAATGACGATATGTTTATTTTGAAGGAACTTAAACCAACTGATTTTTTTAAAAAAGGATTACCCTGT
The DNA window shown above is from Lactococcus sp. S-13 and carries:
- a CDS encoding glycosyltransferase — encoded protein: MKILIINTVPFMRNGISTVIMNYYDVLRKNNIIEFVINNEIEDDYKTHIESTGGKIYCWGSRNRKPISYSKKLRQLLKMNDYDIVYIHGNSSTLSVELFSARKLKVKKVVHAHNVVTEHPYIDRVLKKYFLKHYDLGFAASEDAGKFLFNQNDFIVIPNGIDMKHFYFDVLKRKEIREKLKITDDTKLLLQVGTFTKQKNHDFSVKLMSNIHDNKIKMIFLGEGELLNELRSKIKEKGLTNNIIFQTPSNDINGYFSAADAVILPSLWEGLPLVGLEAQASAVPLAISDTLDRRLNICDTVVTLPLKIEPWKKWIIEEITLNSERDVKKNQRDIEYAGYDINKNAHDMELYFKKISGL
- a CDS encoding glycosyltransferase, whose protein sequence is MIFVTVGTHEQPFNRLIQKIDELVRDGEIEDDVFMQIGYSTYEPKYTKWEKIIGYDEMSDYLMKSDVVITHGGPSTYMQVLQNGKIPIVVPRQLKFNEHVNDHQLWVSKQVMDKGYPLILCENIENLLSDIKKSKKVVNILENSHNKEFIDKLYTEIYSIIKK
- a CDS encoding tyrosine-protein phosphatase; its protein translation is MIDIHCHILPGIDDGAKTSGDTLTMLKSAIDEGITTITATPHHNPQFNNESPLILKKVKEVQNIIDEHQLPIEVLPGQEVRIYGDLLKEFSEGKLLTAAGTSSYILIEFPSNHVPAYAKELFYNIQLEGLQPILVHPERNSGIIENPDILFDFIEQGVLSQITASSVTGHFGKKIQKLSFKMIENHLTHFVASDAHNVTSRAFKMREAFEMIEDSYGSGVSRMFQNNAESVILNESFYQEKPTKIKTKKFLGLF
- a CDS encoding LbetaH domain-containing protein, with amino-acid sequence MRLKNLFWEIKNNTKFSAIIIAIFRFGNFVNKKIHISIIRQFLFITYKILDWLIIRIICNSEFPPSITIGKRLRVYHPFGIIIQADASIGNDCQMRHQVTIGWAK
- the pssD gene encoding PssD/Cps14F family polysaccharide biosynthesis glycosyltransferase, with product MKIALVGSSGGHLTHLYLLKKFWENEDRFWVTFDKTDAKSILKEERFYPCYYPTNRNVKNTIKNTILAFKILRKEKPDLIISSGAAVAVPFFWLGKLFGAKTVYIEIFDRIDKPTLTGKLVYPVTDKFIVQWEELKKVYPKAINLGGIF
- a CDS encoding sugar transferase, with the translated sequence MEVFEDAASPESEEHKLVELKNFSYRELIIKRAIDILGGLAGSVLFLIAAALLYVPYKMSSEKDQGPMFYKQKRYGKNGKIFYILKFRTMIVNAEHYLELHPEVKAAYHANGNKLEKDSRVTKIGSFIRQHSIDELPQFINVLKGDMALVGPRPILLFEAKEYGERLPYLLICKPGITGYWTTHGRSKVLFPQRADLELYYLQYHSTKNDMRLLVLTIVQSINGSDAY